The Nitrospira sp. KM1 genome includes a window with the following:
- a CDS encoding 2-oxoacid:acceptor oxidoreductase family protein: MAKRFNIRMAGVGGQGVVTGSHILSTAVINAGGESTIVPFYGSEKRMAPVESYVRVSDEAIYEIGEITFPHIIIIFHPQVITHGKSYTMPFYFGLKEDGVALINNDGPMKLHKDQARELEERRAKLYYFPATKISLEVAGMDLATNMALMGCIGAITGLTNMNGLEQAVKDRFLGKGFVVSGGTAALDSVVERKFKKKQELIEKNVAVMRAGWNYAVDHGWAAADVKRAEEPVAAASA; this comes from the coding sequence ATGGCAAAACGGTTCAACATTCGGATGGCGGGTGTCGGTGGTCAGGGTGTCGTCACGGGCTCGCATATTTTGAGCACGGCCGTCATCAACGCCGGCGGTGAAAGCACAATCGTGCCGTTCTACGGATCAGAAAAGCGGATGGCCCCCGTTGAAAGTTACGTTCGTGTATCGGACGAAGCCATCTATGAAATTGGCGAGATCACGTTCCCGCACATCATCATTATCTTCCATCCTCAGGTCATCACACACGGCAAGTCCTATACGATGCCGTTCTATTTTGGATTGAAGGAAGATGGGGTGGCGCTCATCAATAATGACGGTCCGATGAAGCTGCACAAGGATCAAGCACGTGAATTGGAAGAACGACGGGCCAAGCTGTATTACTTCCCCGCGACTAAAATTTCCTTGGAAGTTGCAGGGATGGATCTTGCCACCAATATGGCGCTCATGGGGTGTATCGGTGCCATTACAGGTTTAACCAACATGAACGGATTGGAGCAGGCCGTAAAAGACCGATTCTTGGGCAAAGGATTTGTGGTATCCGGAGGCACGGCGGCATTGGATAGCGTCGTCGAGCGGAAATTCAAGAAGAAACAGGAATTGATTGAAAAAAATGTCGCGGTCATGCGGGCCGGATGGAACTATGCCGTCGATCATGGTTGGGCGGCAGCCGACGTGAAACGCGCGGAAGAGCCGGTCGCTGCAGCCAGCGCATAA
- a CDS encoding pyruvate ferredoxin oxidoreductase — protein MYLVADISVEICAAKSCKLCTQYCPEANTILYSDEMGKDKGFKYGSAYVAVDRCKGCAQCVWVCDNMAKNNAIKMIMIDQLPKAALTDNVTYGEKSTTAVLASPVVG, from the coding sequence ATGTATCTCGTAGCCGATATCAGCGTCGAAATCTGTGCCGCGAAAAGCTGTAAGCTCTGTACCCAGTATTGTCCGGAAGCCAATACCATCCTCTACAGCGACGAGATGGGAAAGGACAAGGGATTCAAGTACGGGTCGGCCTATGTCGCGGTGGATCGGTGTAAAGGCTGCGCACAATGCGTGTGGGTCTGTGACAACATGGCTAAGAACAATGCAATCAAGATGATCATGATCGATCAACTGCCGAAGGCCGCGTTGACCGACAATGTGACATACGGTGAAAAAAGTACGACTGCAGTCCTGGCAAGCCCAGTCGTCGGGTAG
- a CDS encoding carbon monoxide dehydrogenase beta subunit family protein, protein MATTQDTREKIIVPGPAGFHPPSAAQLGVALPDPGQGLYYGLLEPNEEKVIEEMARKMLTSPNATIFPGPLLLWAWNDHAVEKAKATLEIAAQIPEVMIIPMPDYRPKYPKIDPEEVINPNHPNLTIWGNKIEACIFIGVHCHYANLTLKMIRAGTNCCTMAICAEQGHEDAMLTIRDSDTLKIKRVAQIFKKVREEMGIQLPSSGENVRFTGTQSKVHGGKSHTNPMTFAPSPGGAGSAAMFGHSPEQMKREG, encoded by the coding sequence GTGGCAACAACGCAAGATACGAGAGAAAAAATCATCGTTCCTGGCCCGGCGGGTTTTCATCCGCCTTCAGCGGCGCAACTCGGTGTCGCACTCCCCGATCCCGGGCAGGGCCTGTATTATGGATTGCTCGAGCCGAACGAGGAGAAGGTCATTGAAGAGATGGCTCGGAAGATGCTGACCAGCCCCAATGCCACCATTTTTCCTGGACCCCTTCTGCTCTGGGCCTGGAATGATCATGCGGTCGAAAAGGCAAAAGCCACGTTGGAAATTGCCGCGCAGATCCCCGAGGTCATGATCATCCCCATGCCGGATTACCGGCCGAAATATCCAAAGATCGATCCTGAAGAAGTCATCAACCCCAACCATCCGAACTTGACGATCTGGGGCAATAAGATCGAGGCGTGTATTTTTATCGGCGTGCATTGTCACTACGCAAATCTCACATTGAAGATGATTCGTGCGGGAACCAATTGTTGTACGATGGCGATCTGTGCCGAGCAGGGTCATGAAGATGCGATGCTGACGATCCGGGACTCGGATACTTTGAAAATCAAACGGGTCGCGCAGATCTTCAAAAAAGTTCGTGAAGAAATGGGTATTCAGTTGCCCAGCAGCGGTGAGAATGTCCGTTTCACGGGCACTCAGTCCAAAGTGCATGGCGGGAAATCTCATACCAATCCGATGACGTTTGCGCCATCGCCCGGTGGGGCTGGCAGCGCGGCGATGTTCGGTCATTCTCCGGAACAGATGAAGCGAGAAGGGTAG
- a CDS encoding transketolase C-terminal domain-containing protein produces MSEALETQQKTNPQGDPITSVAAPKSDGKKDPHAEAKRQKVVTPEYLFHEAPRTKEFITGSEAAKEAIRRSNVDLAIAYPITPQSETMQLVGVLYGEGYVKEYYRGEEEVGVMAAIAGGSRAGVRCYTATAGPGTLRGLEGIASWPGHRLPVVAMFTCRVVNAPLAIQPDNIEVSYLLNCGMIVFHAENQQDMFDFTMAGFTISEKNDVTLPVGVCCDGFFVTHARGYVRMQDRSMKLPPREAWRGAVPVLDAENPPARLSRDAPVQKSNFMAYNIHAVWQQEVWAAVERSRKYINQYLGGLLTAENIDGADAIIIASGSAAAQSREAVRICKEKGLNVGIIKIRSLRPFPTKELRQLCGNVKLIVIPEFNYVGWLAKEVATAIYGFSKAKIIGGPRVYGGQSMPVELIVDEVESGLTGKKSTNVAMSQIMGGAVNPDEVAHFMRSI; encoded by the coding sequence ATGAGCGAAGCGTTAGAGACCCAGCAAAAGACAAATCCACAGGGTGATCCAATCACCAGCGTGGCGGCTCCGAAATCCGACGGGAAAAAGGATCCGCATGCCGAGGCAAAACGGCAGAAAGTCGTGACGCCGGAATATCTGTTTCACGAGGCTCCCAGGACGAAGGAATTTATTACGGGCAGCGAAGCCGCCAAGGAAGCGATTCGGCGCTCTAACGTCGATCTGGCTATTGCCTATCCGATTACCCCCCAGAGCGAAACGATGCAGCTCGTCGGCGTGCTCTATGGGGAAGGATATGTGAAGGAATATTATCGCGGCGAAGAAGAAGTCGGCGTCATGGCGGCGATTGCGGGAGGTTCTCGTGCGGGTGTCCGCTGCTATACGGCGACCGCTGGCCCTGGCACCTTGCGCGGTCTCGAAGGCATCGCCTCCTGGCCTGGCCACCGGCTTCCCGTCGTGGCCATGTTTACCTGTCGCGTCGTCAACGCTCCGCTGGCGATTCAGCCCGACAATATTGAAGTCTCGTATCTCTTGAACTGCGGCATGATCGTTTTCCACGCTGAAAATCAGCAGGACATGTTTGATTTCACCATGGCCGGATTCACCATCAGTGAAAAAAATGATGTGACCTTGCCGGTCGGCGTGTGCTGTGACGGCTTCTTTGTCACGCATGCCCGCGGGTACGTACGCATGCAGGACAGAAGCATGAAACTTCCGCCACGCGAAGCCTGGCGTGGTGCGGTTCCCGTGTTGGATGCGGAGAACCCTCCTGCGCGGCTGTCGCGTGACGCTCCGGTACAAAAGTCCAATTTCATGGCCTACAACATCCACGCCGTGTGGCAGCAGGAAGTCTGGGCCGCAGTGGAACGTTCCCGTAAGTACATCAATCAATATCTCGGCGGACTGCTGACAGCCGAAAATATTGACGGGGCGGACGCCATCATCATTGCTTCCGGTAGCGCCGCAGCACAATCACGCGAAGCGGTCCGGATTTGCAAAGAAAAGGGCTTAAACGTCGGGATCATCAAGATTCGTTCGCTTCGGCCATTCCCCACGAAAGAGCTTCGACAGCTCTGCGGGAACGTTAAGCTGATCGTTATCCCTGAATTCAATTACGTCGGATGGCTGGCGAAAGAGGTTGCGACGGCAATCTACGGTTTTTCCAAAGCCAAGATCATCGGTGGTCCGCGCGTCTATGGCGGTCAGTCGATGCCAGTGGAGTTGATCGTAGACGAAGTTGAATCTGGCCTGACGGGCAAGAAATCCACCAATGTGGCGATGTCACAGATCATGGGCGGTGCCGTCAATCCTGATGAAGTCGCTCACTTCATGCGCAGTATCTGA
- a CDS encoding small ribosomal subunit Rsm22 family protein: MKHLSRLFTKDRQSLLKNYLDDPARASAYLKYFFPINLSKIQLLLDELPADTFTSDRSEGLSVLDVGSGPGTAAIAVLDWLVQNYPERTNGLSVVAVDSSSGALIQSRRILEGYCREAGLEGVRFTDHRDDVEQSMRHVSGSALEQHGPYDLVILANCLNELGTGLPDPTTIQTTIVANALALMKPHGTVMIVEPALKTTSRALHRVRDRLLDERHCTVYSPCLHEGHCPALVHPDDWCHEERRWEAPAAIQWIDRGVGFIKDALKFSYLLLRTDGRTIVKRSPDVFRIVSEMRKMKGDTRAWLCNELGRIELGRLDRMRSESNATWDECERGTIAEIKGAHRKGGSKLERIPAEGTVAIVRRTDSPINRTS; the protein is encoded by the coding sequence GTGAAGCATCTCTCAAGATTGTTTACCAAAGACAGGCAGAGTCTTCTCAAGAATTACCTCGATGATCCCGCCAGAGCCTCCGCTTATCTGAAGTATTTCTTTCCCATCAACCTGTCGAAGATCCAGCTTCTCCTGGACGAATTGCCGGCGGACACGTTCACATCCGATCGTTCGGAGGGATTGTCCGTCCTCGATGTAGGGTCGGGGCCTGGCACAGCAGCCATCGCAGTGCTTGATTGGCTGGTGCAGAATTACCCAGAGCGAACGAACGGACTTTCTGTCGTTGCAGTGGATTCATCGTCAGGCGCATTGATCCAATCACGCCGGATTTTGGAGGGATATTGTCGGGAAGCAGGACTGGAAGGAGTGAGGTTCACGGATCATCGGGACGATGTGGAGCAGAGCATGAGACATGTTTCCGGGAGCGCTCTTGAACAACACGGCCCCTACGATCTCGTGATCCTGGCCAATTGTCTTAATGAGTTGGGAACCGGGTTGCCCGATCCGACTACCATACAAACTACCATAGTGGCAAACGCACTGGCGCTCATGAAACCACACGGCACCGTCATGATCGTCGAGCCGGCTTTGAAGACGACGTCGAGAGCCCTCCATCGGGTACGCGATCGCTTATTAGATGAAAGACATTGTACCGTGTATAGTCCCTGCCTGCATGAAGGCCATTGCCCTGCATTGGTCCATCCCGACGACTGGTGCCACGAAGAGCGTCGCTGGGAGGCTCCGGCAGCGATTCAATGGATTGACCGGGGCGTTGGGTTCATCAAGGACGCACTGAAGTTTTCCTATCTACTGCTCCGCACAGACGGACGGACGATCGTGAAACGTAGTCCAGATGTGTTCAGAATCGTCAGTGAAATGCGAAAGATGAAGGGGGACACGAGGGCCTGGCTTTGCAACGAACTCGGGCGCATCGAACTGGGTCGCCTGGATCGGATGAGATCCGAGAGTAATGCGACGTGGGATGAATGTGAACGGGGCACGATTGCTGAGATCAAAGGCGCGCATCGCAAGGGCGGATCCAAGCTCGAAAGAATTCCTGCCGAAGGGACCGTCGCGATTGTCAGACGAACGGACTCGCCAATCAATCGAACGTCGTGA